One window of Desulfarculus baarsii DSM 2075 genomic DNA carries:
- a CDS encoding coiled-coil domain-containing protein: MADDHADSIAELAALVERLSRAWLAAAPQGAPAGGESVAGRPLAAWLAELWPGAAGWSGLAVDEELAALHLSRRGQERRLRLSELERLRANMDKAQARINQMRHGADQRLEAFGQALQKAQAAEERQRAMAQEAAAAARQHRKQVLAHNRWLQGLTPLGRKAFRDAQGRQVDWDHVRQVEARRRAAEARQNAEEERAHMLGLELKEAMAQRAAAARDLALAQSADRHAARSEALAQAKLSAAAAGLSGRKALLIEAVEAEKQARELKLLCQKTRQLAQELLERAVVEAPADDPLPAARLALAEAQRRQAHRLRLEKILRAQDARLARLTRRGGEALKAVRRVNRQIEALELALPALVATLNGPQAADPAIRGKAASELSLLLAGLDDLTPQAAQAQLEVERLRLALELGLERAKGLLEAWREAVRLGREQRNAAGQGLERARQWAAQAAAAASQAQEAGRPVLLALGGLRHGQLAPALGRVIETVGALRQRAKAALADADTLEAALNDLGFVALNKPPMALKPHSLPLRRISGRNVHLSRLEALGKSARRWRGLAEGGLIRAVSQPLRQVALNLSGSLGLLAQDHGQLRQSLDQSREESSQLRQSLDQSNLQGRHLQENIARLKAVAHQQRQTIQQQSALLAQADEERRKAAAVSHRLEQAVGDIENLSLMLERSRTMAEALRAKSLERHRRLRQSQADLAAAMSHVEISRQRQLELETTRKAPERAQGRLQASRQRLERATAQRDELQSRLAAVEAAQAANDLRQAQAGGIQAELEAAREEARRWAALAGDMVVAMGLGHQRNQELERQVLDLAGQADDLRQRLGQLGVFLALAAKGQRAQLSSAQMSRLLERLRGARQRLAAAGRGAMGQLLLIGGLVSGLILFAADNPSKATLRGPDSVAGRALDHGEEPAEIARAAQRDQAQAVLADSTVGGPRPLPLYKPNPEMTLEERALTRRLASAAHLSPKALLRSARQLFPDRDVIDAADLHELVDASQVLAKRHPLIFQELAVRGLPKTALGLAAVTPAAEEGRALFLDRLYREYRDLGFTDELALAALTQNETAVRRLKDQWQPSQWFHGKVRPLPEVESMSLEQFVERMAPYIADRAKVFMKLKDMPVSGDIALYGRNLAFDIYCAAHKFQVPLTFMLAIGHQETWYANILGDNDLSASPFQIYQPTKLTIIDSMATAGMVAPPKTIDLQQNLSMAVFMAAYHLRELMQQAHAPAQGNRPATIDMDRVMKAYNGSDSYAGKVAGRQGELAMFLAQNL; this comes from the coding sequence ATGGCCGATGATCATGCAGACAGCATAGCCGAACTGGCCGCGCTGGTCGAGCGACTGTCGCGGGCCTGGCTGGCGGCCGCCCCCCAGGGCGCGCCGGCCGGCGGCGAGTCCGTGGCCGGCCGGCCGCTGGCCGCTTGGCTGGCCGAATTGTGGCCCGGCGCGGCCGGCTGGAGCGGCCTGGCCGTCGACGAGGAACTGGCCGCGCTGCATCTGAGCCGCCGTGGCCAGGAGCGCCGCCTGCGCCTGAGCGAACTGGAGCGCCTGCGCGCCAACATGGACAAGGCCCAGGCCCGCATCAACCAGATGCGCCATGGCGCCGATCAGCGCCTGGAGGCCTTTGGCCAGGCCCTGCAAAAAGCCCAGGCCGCCGAAGAGCGCCAACGGGCCATGGCCCAAGAGGCCGCCGCCGCCGCCCGCCAGCATCGCAAACAGGTTTTGGCCCACAACCGCTGGTTGCAGGGCCTGACGCCGCTCGGGCGCAAGGCCTTCCGCGACGCCCAGGGCCGCCAGGTCGACTGGGATCACGTGCGCCAGGTGGAGGCCAGACGCCGCGCGGCCGAGGCCCGCCAAAACGCCGAGGAAGAACGCGCCCACATGCTGGGCCTGGAGCTCAAAGAGGCCATGGCCCAACGGGCCGCCGCCGCCCGCGACCTGGCCCTGGCCCAAAGCGCCGACCGCCACGCCGCCCGCTCCGAGGCCTTGGCCCAGGCCAAGCTCAGCGCCGCCGCCGCCGGCCTGAGCGGCCGCAAGGCCCTGCTGATCGAGGCCGTCGAGGCCGAAAAGCAGGCCCGTGAGCTGAAGCTATTGTGTCAAAAAACGCGGCAGTTGGCCCAGGAGCTGCTGGAGCGCGCCGTGGTCGAGGCCCCGGCCGACGATCCCCTGCCCGCCGCCCGCCTGGCCCTGGCCGAGGCCCAGCGGCGTCAGGCCCACCGCCTGCGCCTGGAAAAGATTCTGCGCGCCCAGGACGCCCGCCTGGCCCGTTTGACCCGACGCGGCGGCGAGGCCTTGAAGGCCGTGCGCCGCGTCAACCGCCAGATCGAGGCCCTGGAGCTGGCCCTGCCGGCCCTGGTGGCCACGCTCAACGGCCCCCAGGCCGCCGACCCGGCCATCCGTGGCAAGGCGGCCAGCGAGTTGTCGCTTTTGTTGGCCGGCCTGGACGATTTGACGCCCCAGGCGGCCCAGGCCCAGCTGGAGGTCGAGCGCCTGCGCCTGGCCCTGGAGTTGGGCCTGGAGCGCGCCAAGGGCCTGCTGGAGGCCTGGCGCGAGGCCGTGCGCCTGGGCCGCGAGCAGCGCAACGCCGCCGGCCAGGGGCTGGAGCGCGCCCGGCAATGGGCCGCCCAAGCGGCGGCGGCCGCCAGCCAGGCCCAAGAAGCCGGCCGGCCGGTTTTGTTGGCCCTGGGCGGGCTGCGCCACGGCCAGTTGGCCCCGGCCCTGGGCCGGGTCATCGAAACGGTCGGCGCGTTGCGCCAGCGGGCCAAGGCCGCCCTGGCCGACGCCGACACCCTGGAGGCCGCCCTGAACGACCTGGGCTTCGTGGCCCTGAACAAGCCGCCCATGGCCCTCAAGCCCCATTCGTTGCCCCTGCGGCGCATCAGCGGCCGCAACGTGCATTTGTCTCGCCTGGAGGCCTTGGGCAAGTCGGCGCGGCGTTGGCGGGGCCTGGCCGAGGGCGGCCTGATTCGCGCCGTCAGCCAGCCTCTGCGCCAGGTGGCCCTCAACCTCAGCGGCAGCCTGGGCCTGCTGGCCCAGGATCACGGCCAGTTGCGCCAGAGCCTTGACCAATCACGCGAAGAATCCAGCCAACTGCGTCAAAGCCTTGATCAATCCAACCTGCAAGGCCGGCATCTGCAAGAAAACATCGCCCGCCTCAAGGCCGTGGCGCACCAGCAGCGTCAGACCATCCAGCAGCAGAGCGCCCTGCTGGCCCAGGCCGACGAGGAGCGCCGCAAGGCCGCGGCGGTCTCGCACCGGCTGGAACAGGCCGTGGGCGACATCGAAAACCTCTCGCTGATGCTCGAGCGCAGCCGGACCATGGCCGAGGCCCTGCGGGCCAAATCACTCGAGCGCCACCGTCGTCTGCGCCAAAGCCAGGCCGATCTGGCCGCGGCCATGAGCCACGTGGAGATCAGCCGCCAGCGCCAGTTGGAGTTGGAAACCACCCGCAAGGCCCCGGAGCGGGCCCAAGGTCGCCTACAGGCCTCGCGTCAGCGCCTGGAACGGGCCACGGCTCAACGCGACGAGCTGCAAAGCCGCCTGGCGGCGGTGGAGGCGGCCCAGGCCGCCAACGACCTGCGCCAGGCCCAGGCCGGCGGCATCCAGGCCGAACTGGAAGCCGCCCGCGAGGAGGCCCGTCGCTGGGCCGCTCTGGCCGGCGACATGGTCGTGGCCATGGGCCTGGGCCATCAGCGCAACCAGGAACTGGAGCGCCAGGTGCTGGATCTGGCCGGCCAGGCCGACGATCTGCGCCAGCGCCTGGGCCAGCTTGGCGTGTTTTTGGCCCTGGCCGCCAAGGGGCAGCGGGCCCAGCTCTCATCGGCCCAGATGAGCCGCCTGCTGGAGCGCCTGCGCGGCGCGCGCCAACGGCTGGCCGCCGCCGGCCGGGGGGCCATGGGCCAGTTGCTGCTCATCGGCGGCCTGGTCAGCGGCCTGATCCTGTTCGCCGCCGACAACCCCAGTAAGGCCACCCTGCGCGGCCCCGATTCCGTGGCCGGCCGAGCCCTGGACCATGGCGAAGAACCGGCCGAGATCGCCCGGGCCGCCCAGCGCGATCAGGCCCAGGCCGTGCTCGCCGACAGCACCGTCGGCGGCCCGCGGCCCCTGCCGCTCTACAAGCCAAACCCCGAAATGACCCTGGAGGAGCGGGCCCTGACCCGCCGCCTGGCCAGCGCGGCCCATCTTTCGCCCAAGGCCCTGCTGCGCAGCGCCCGGCAGCTTTTCCCCGACCGTGACGTCATCGACGCCGCCGACCTGCACGAACTTGTCGACGCCAGCCAGGTTCTGGCCAAGCGCCACCCGCTGATCTTCCAGGAGCTGGCCGTGCGCGGCCTGCCCAAAACAGCCCTGGGCCTGGCCGCGGTGACCCCGGCGGCCGAGGAGGGCCGCGCCCTGTTCCTCGACCGCCTTTACCGAGAATATCGTGACCTGGGCTTCACCGACGAGCTGGCCCTGGCCGCCCTGACCCAAAACGAGACCGCCGTCCGCCGGTTGAAAGATCAATGGCAACCCTCGCAATGGTTTCACGGCAAGGTGCGGCCCCTGCCCGAGGTCGAGTCCATGAGCCTGGAGCAGTTCGTCGAGCGCATGGCCCCCTACATCGCCGACCGGGCCAAGGTTTTCATGAAGCTCAAGGACATGCCCGTCTCCGGCGACATCGCCCTCTACGGCCGCAACCTGGCCTTCGACATCTATTGCGCCGCCCACAAGTTTCAAGTGCCGCTGACCTTCATGCTGGCCATCGGCCATCAGGAGACCTGGTACGCCAACATCCTCGGCGACAACGACCTCTCGGCCAGCCCGTTCCAGATCTACCAGCCCACCAAGCTGACCATCATCGACAGCATGGCCACCGCCGGCATGGTCGCCCCGCCCAAGACCATCGACCTGCAACAGAACCTCAGCATGGCCGTGTTCATGGCCGCCTACCACCTGCGCGAACTGATGCAGCAGGCCCACGCCCCGGCCCAGGGCAATCGCCCGGCCACCATCGACATGGACCGGGTGATGAAGGCCTACAACGGCTCGGACAGCTACGCCGGCAAGGTGGCCGGCCGCCAGGGCGAACTGGCCATGTTTTTGGCGCAAAACCTCTAG
- a CDS encoding 30S ribosomal protein bS22 — translation MGSVIKKRRKKIRKHKHRKLLRRTRHQRRK, via the coding sequence ATGGGTAGCGTAATCAAAAAACGCCGCAAGAAGATCCGCAAGCACAAGCACCGCAAACTCCTGCGGCGCACGCGGCATCAGCGTCGCAAATAG
- a CDS encoding lytic transglycosylase domain-containing protein: protein MMQSIHKKIKLLAGVFFVINIAAIGLWLLLGSPLPPDIDWRDPAGKAAKKSFVAKLEKLQADWDMPTEQRQRMLWPVVRRMAQEGGLEPATVMAVLAVESRFRPHAISPDGALGLMQIMPGTASSLGFKSAAEAMDPIANLRAGIDYLAKLKRKYSGDLNLALAAYNAGPGMISRHGGMPPFEETQKYVQLVLSERERFRASHQALASR, encoded by the coding sequence ATGATGCAGAGCATACACAAAAAAATAAAGCTGCTGGCCGGCGTGTTTTTCGTGATAAATATCGCGGCCATTGGCTTGTGGTTGCTGCTTGGCTCCCCGTTGCCGCCGGACATTGACTGGCGCGACCCGGCGGGCAAGGCGGCCAAAAAATCCTTCGTGGCCAAGCTGGAAAAGCTGCAAGCCGACTGGGACATGCCCACCGAACAGCGCCAGCGCATGCTTTGGCCGGTGGTGCGCCGCATGGCCCAGGAGGGCGGCCTGGAGCCGGCCACGGTGATGGCCGTGCTGGCGGTGGAGAGCCGTTTCCGGCCCCACGCCATCAGCCCCGACGGCGCGCTGGGCTTGATGCAGATCATGCCGGGCACCGCCTCCAGCCTGGGCTTCAAGAGCGCCGCCGAGGCCATGGACCCCATCGCCAATCTGCGGGCCGGCATCGACTACCTGGCCAAGCTCAAGCGCAAATATTCCGGCGACCTTAACCTGGCCCTGGCCGCCTACAACGCCGGCCCCGGCATGATCAGCCGTCACGGCGGCATGCCGCCCTTCGAGGAGACCCAAAAATACGTCCAACTGGTGCTCAGCGAGCGCGAACGCTTCCGGGCCAGTCACCAGGCCCTGGCCAGCCGCTAG
- a CDS encoding purine-nucleoside phosphorylase has translation MELVNKVNAAVNYLEPLLPADFRPMVGLTLGTGLSGLAAKIEPVLSVAYQDIPQFPVSTVESHAGELIFGRLGGQNVAALAGRFHLYEGYGPAEVTMPVRVLAELGARYFLFSNAAGGLDTSWRAGRVMLVTDHINLTGRNPLVGPNVEAWGVRFPEMVQVYDPCLLALARQVAAEKDVAMYEGVYVGLMGPSMETPAETRMLGVLGAQAVGMSTVLEVIAARHHGLRVAAFSAISNINDPADMQPAPIELVIENAGMAGDDMATLIEGVLARLTN, from the coding sequence ATGGAGCTAGTCAACAAAGTCAACGCCGCCGTCAACTATCTAGAACCATTGCTTCCGGCCGATTTTCGGCCCATGGTGGGCCTGACCCTGGGCACCGGGCTCTCGGGCCTGGCCGCCAAGATCGAGCCCGTGCTGAGCGTGGCCTACCAAGACATCCCGCAGTTTCCCGTCTCCACCGTCGAGAGTCACGCCGGCGAGCTGATCTTTGGCCGGTTGGGCGGGCAAAACGTGGCGGCCCTGGCCGGGCGCTTTCATCTATATGAAGGCTATGGCCCCGCCGAGGTGACCATGCCGGTGCGGGTGCTGGCCGAGCTGGGCGCGCGCTATTTTCTGTTCAGCAACGCCGCCGGCGGGTTGGATACTTCGTGGCGGGCCGGCCGGGTGATGCTGGTCACCGACCACATCAACCTCACCGGCCGCAACCCCCTGGTCGGCCCCAACGTCGAGGCCTGGGGCGTGCGTTTTCCCGAGATGGTCCAGGTCTACGACCCGTGCCTGTTGGCGCTGGCCCGCCAGGTCGCCGCCGAAAAAGACGTGGCCATGTACGAGGGCGTCTACGTGGGCCTGATGGGCCCATCCATGGAGACGCCGGCCGAGACGCGCATGCTGGGCGTGCTGGGGGCCCAGGCCGTGGGCATGTCCACGGTGCTGGAGGTCATCGCCGCCAGGCACCACGGCCTGCGCGTGGCCGCCTTTTCGGCCATCAGCAACATCAACGACCCCGCCGACATGCAGCCGGCGCCCATCGAACTGGTCATCGAAAACGCCGGCATGGCCGGTGACGACATGGCCACGCTGATCGAGGGCGTGCTGGCTCGGCTCACCAATTGA
- a CDS encoding amidohydrolase family protein, with the protein MLLIQNGMLITMDGPAQAIADGVVLADGPRIVYAGPRQDAPPAQGAQVLDAKGGLIMPGLINCHAHTAMTLVRGLADDLPLAQWLNEHIFPVEAKLDGQAVHWGTMLGCLEMIRGGVTCFNDMYLFAHDVGRAVERSGLRAVIGEVLYDFPSPCYGPLENGFKVCAELIERYKDHPRLKGAVVTHALYTCSRPLMERAGRLAADAGVDLVIHLAETAVENELVLEKWGQRPYEVMEDLGLCGPNLLIDHAVHLSDAEIRRAAAAGVRVAHCPESNMKLASGVMPLRRMLAAGLTVGLATDGCASNNNLDMFEEMDSCAKLCKVSTMDPTAAPAAQVLALATSQAGAAMGMAGQIGVLKAGALADVIVIDTDQPHLTPMYNPVSHLVYAARAADVMHTVCHGQVLMQDRQLTTIDQDEVLRNFRRCADALTGGKLL; encoded by the coding sequence ATGCTTCTGATCCAAAACGGCATGCTCATCACCATGGATGGGCCGGCCCAGGCCATCGCCGACGGCGTGGTGCTGGCCGACGGCCCGCGCATCGTCTACGCCGGCCCGCGTCAGGACGCCCCGCCGGCCCAGGGCGCGCAGGTTCTCGACGCCAAGGGCGGGCTGATCATGCCCGGCCTGATCAACTGCCACGCCCACACGGCCATGACCCTGGTGCGCGGCCTGGCCGACGACCTGCCCCTGGCCCAGTGGCTGAACGAGCACATCTTTCCCGTCGAGGCCAAGCTCGACGGCCAAGCCGTCCATTGGGGCACGATGCTGGGCTGCCTGGAGATGATCCGCGGTGGCGTGACCTGCTTCAACGACATGTACCTGTTCGCCCACGACGTGGGCCGGGCGGTGGAGCGCAGCGGCCTGCGCGCGGTGATCGGCGAGGTGCTTTACGATTTTCCCAGCCCCTGCTACGGCCCGCTGGAAAACGGCTTCAAGGTCTGCGCCGAGCTGATCGAGCGTTACAAGGATCATCCCCGCCTCAAGGGCGCGGTGGTTACCCACGCCCTCTACACCTGCTCGCGGCCGCTGATGGAGCGGGCCGGCCGCCTGGCCGCCGACGCCGGGGTGGATCTGGTGATCCATCTGGCCGAGACGGCCGTCGAAAACGAGCTGGTGCTGGAAAAATGGGGCCAGCGGCCCTACGAGGTCATGGAGGATCTGGGCCTGTGCGGGCCAAATCTGCTCATCGATCACGCCGTGCACCTCAGCGACGCCGAGATTCGGCGCGCCGCCGCCGCCGGCGTGCGCGTGGCCCACTGCCCCGAATCCAACATGAAGCTGGCCAGCGGCGTGATGCCCCTGCGGCGCATGTTGGCCGCCGGGCTGACCGTGGGCTTGGCCACCGACGGCTGCGCCAGCAACAACAACCTCGACATGTTCGAGGAGATGGACTCCTGCGCCAAGCTGTGCAAGGTCTCCACCATGGACCCCACCGCCGCCCCGGCGGCCCAGGTTCTGGCCCTGGCCACCAGCCAGGCCGGCGCGGCCATGGGCATGGCCGGCCAGATCGGCGTGTTGAAGGCCGGGGCCCTGGCCGACGTCATCGTCATCGACACCGATCAGCCCCACCTGACGCCCATGTACAACCCGGTCAGCCACCTGGTCTACGCCGCCCGCGCCGCCGACGTCATGCACACCGTCTGCCACGGCCAGGTGCTGATGCAAGACCGCCAGCTGACAACCATCGACCAGGATGAAGTGCTGCGCAATTTCCGGCGATGCGCCGACGCCCTCACCGGAGGCAAGCTGCTGTGA
- a CDS encoding amidohydrolase, whose protein sequence is MSQITVIAGGPLIADVKTVFAKGLLAFDDQGVIYAGEAAGYDPPAHARRLDVQGGLIMPGLINAHCHGAMTLFRGLADDLLLEDWLHKHIFKAEARFVGPAMVGLCTRLAAAEMLLGGTTTVCDAYFCMDQAAEAYQAAGMRAVVAQGILDFPTADCPDPARNLDLARQFIQRWQGVSPLITPALFAHSVYTCSPQTLTGVADLARELGVIWMTHLSETVAEVALTRRMHNNTPPRHLEALGLLDGLNVAVHCSALAPGEAELLAQRGVAVASCVESNMKLSSGLAHIPTLRAAGLTVALGTDGAASNNDLSMFGEMRLDALTSKIYSADPSCLPASQALDCATRQGARALGLGAVCGRLAPGLAADVVILRGDEPRLQPMYNPLSLVVYAAGAADVRHVFVAGRQVVENGRLLTMDLAQIMAGVRQLAVDVGRA, encoded by the coding sequence GTGAGCCAAATCACAGTCATTGCCGGCGGCCCCTTGATCGCCGACGTCAAAACAGTCTTCGCCAAGGGCCTGCTGGCCTTTGACGATCAAGGCGTCATCTACGCCGGCGAGGCGGCCGGCTACGACCCGCCGGCCCACGCCCGCCGCCTCGACGTCCAGGGCGGCCTGATCATGCCCGGCCTGATCAACGCCCACTGCCACGGGGCCATGACCCTTTTTCGCGGCCTGGCCGACGATCTGCTGCTGGAAGATTGGCTGCATAAGCATATCTTCAAGGCCGAGGCCCGTTTTGTCGGGCCGGCCATGGTCGGGCTGTGCACGCGCCTGGCCGCCGCCGAGATGCTCCTGGGCGGCACGACCACCGTTTGCGACGCCTATTTTTGCATGGACCAGGCCGCCGAGGCCTACCAGGCCGCCGGCATGCGCGCCGTGGTGGCCCAGGGCATCCTGGATTTTCCCACCGCCGATTGCCCCGACCCGGCGCGAAACCTGGACCTGGCCCGCCAATTCATCCAGCGCTGGCAAGGCGTCTCGCCGCTGATCACCCCGGCCCTGTTCGCCCACAGCGTCTACACCTGCTCGCCGCAAACCCTCACCGGCGTGGCCGATTTGGCCCGGGAGCTGGGCGTGATCTGGATGACCCACCTCAGCGAGACCGTCGCCGAGGTGGCCCTGACCCGTCGGATGCACAATAATACGCCGCCGCGCCACCTGGAGGCCCTGGGCCTGCTGGACGGCCTGAACGTGGCGGTGCATTGTTCGGCCCTGGCCCCGGGCGAGGCCGAGCTTTTGGCCCAGCGCGGCGTGGCCGTGGCCTCGTGCGTGGAGTCCAACATGAAGCTGTCCTCGGGCCTGGCGCACATCCCCACCCTGCGCGCGGCCGGTCTGACCGTGGCCCTGGGCACCGACGGAGCGGCCAGCAACAACGATCTGAGCATGTTCGGCGAGATGCGCCTCGACGCCCTGACCAGCAAGATCTACAGCGCCGATCCCTCGTGCCTGCCGGCCAGCCAGGCCCTGGACTGCGCCACCCGCCAGGGGGCCCGGGCCCTGGGCCTGGGCGCGGTCTGCGGCCGGTTGGCCCCGGGCCTGGCCGCAGACGTGGTGATCCTGCGCGGCGACGAGCCCAGGCTCCAGCCCATGTACAACCCGCTGTCGCTGGTGGTTTACGCCGCCGGGGCCGCCGACGTGCGCCACGTCTTCGTGGCCGGCCGCCAGGTGGTGGAAAACGGCCGGCTGCTGACCATGGACCTGGCCCAGATCATGGCCGGCGTGCGTCAGCTGGCCGTGGATGTCGGCCGGGCGTAG
- a CDS encoding endonuclease/exonuclease/phosphatase family protein, whose translation MLKKMTIFLLLLAAGLAGLFFWIGSANLPAEQWSSLEHLPSVAATEFRPGQELVVVSYNIGYFSGMTNNLPVARSRELYAANLARAVAALGPLRPDALALQEVDFAASRSFDQDQAVLLAQGLGLGWLTKAVGWDKKYVPYPYWPPQHHFGRVVSGQALLARYPLADLERHALAPRGDTPFYYNALYMDRLVQTAALELGGRRVWLACLHLEAWDRPTRERQARQAAAILARLRERGPLIVMGDFNTTPTWARVQTGFVDEPEQDFRGEATLAAMTALSLREAFDQGGSADEAATLTFPADRPSRKLDHIFYDPTRLELVWRRVVVEAGQASDHLPVAAAFRLKD comes from the coding sequence ATGCTCAAAAAAATGACGATATTTCTGCTGTTGCTGGCGGCTGGCCTGGCGGGGCTGTTTTTCTGGATCGGCTCGGCCAACCTGCCGGCCGAGCAATGGTCCAGCCTGGAGCATCTGCCCAGCGTGGCGGCGACCGAGTTTCGGCCGGGCCAAGAGCTGGTGGTGGTCAGCTACAACATCGGCTATTTTTCGGGCATGACCAACAACCTGCCCGTGGCCAGGAGTCGGGAGCTTTACGCCGCCAATCTGGCCCGGGCCGTGGCCGCGCTTGGTCCCTTGCGTCCCGACGCGCTGGCCCTGCAAGAGGTCGATTTCGCGGCCAGCCGCAGCTTTGACCAAGACCAGGCCGTGCTGTTGGCCCAAGGCCTGGGCCTGGGTTGGCTGACCAAGGCCGTGGGCTGGGACAAAAAATACGTGCCCTACCCCTATTGGCCGCCTCAACATCACTTTGGCCGGGTGGTCTCGGGCCAGGCCCTGCTGGCGCGTTATCCGCTTGCCGACCTGGAGCGCCACGCCTTGGCCCCACGCGGCGATACGCCCTTTTATTACAACGCCCTCTACATGGACCGCCTGGTCCAGACGGCGGCGCTGGAGCTGGGCGGCCGGCGGGTCTGGCTGGCCTGCCTGCACCTGGAGGCCTGGGACCGTCCCACGCGGGAGCGGCAAGCCCGCCAGGCCGCGGCGATCCTGGCCCGGCTGCGCGAGCGGGGGCCGTTGATCGTCATGGGTGATTTCAACACCACCCCAACCTGGGCCAGGGTCCAGACCGGCTTTGTCGACGAGCCCGAACAGGATTTTCGGGGCGAGGCGACGCTGGCGGCCATGACGGCCCTGAGCCTGCGCGAGGCCTTCGACCAGGGTGGCTCGGCCGACGAGGCGGCCACGCTGACTTTTCCGGCCGATCGGCCCAGCCGCAAGCTCGATCATATTTTCTATGACCCGACGCGTTTGGAGCTGGTCTGGCGGCGGGTGGTCGTCGAGGCCGGCCAGGCCTCGGACCATCTGCCGGTGGCGGCGGCCTTTCGCCTGAAAGACTAG
- a CDS encoding GAK system XXXCH domain-containing protein has product MASEEQTKRLLSAGQAAELLRALAAELDQGRLGAAVLADQALLELKQALKEKDGKTSLELKLKYRGPAAQAAPKSAGPAPRGYKSLKKAMAKSWGQLEKTLAQGQTPSPELTRLFVEQSRRMVGFAGKGDEHYPAYLALVQALQTAVEAGALDQARQAAQDLAQRKKACHEQYK; this is encoded by the coding sequence ATGGCCTCCGAGGAACAGACCAAACGCCTGCTTTCGGCCGGCCAGGCCGCCGAGCTGCTGCGCGCCCTGGCCGCCGAGTTGGATCAAGGTCGCCTGGGCGCGGCCGTGCTGGCCGACCAGGCCCTTCTGGAGCTGAAACAGGCGCTGAAGGAAAAAGACGGCAAGACCAGCCTGGAGCTGAAGCTGAAATATCGCGGCCCAGCCGCCCAGGCGGCCCCCAAAAGCGCCGGCCCGGCCCCGCGCGGTTACAAGAGCCTGAAAAAGGCCATGGCCAAGTCGTGGGGTCAGCTCGAAAAAACCCTGGCCCAGGGGCAAACGCCATCGCCGGAGCTGACGCGGCTTTTCGTCGAGCAGAGCCGGCGCATGGTCGGCTTTGCCGGCAAGGGCGACGAGCACTACCCGGCCTATCTGGCCCTGGTCCAGGCCCTGCAAACGGCCGTGGAGGCCGGCGCGCTGGATCAGGCCCGCCAGGCGGCCCAAGACCTGGCCCAGCGCAAAAAGGCCTGCCACGAGCAATACAAATAA
- a CDS encoding amphi-Trp domain-containing protein, with product MGKNEIEIKSSLNLAQAAGYLRDLAACLEQGRVVLQRGDEFMELCPAQNLELELEGAAKKGRQKISLELSWRLGHVEPTAQLKISAEAPTPPPVEEAAPEAPAAPVAAGETPVIVEAPAESLTKAETPEDEEKKAGRGGRK from the coding sequence ATGGGCAAAAACGAGATCGAGATCAAATCCAGCCTCAACCTGGCCCAGGCCGCCGGCTACCTGCGCGACCTGGCCGCCTGCCTGGAACAGGGCCGCGTGGTCTTGCAGCGGGGCGACGAGTTCATGGAGCTGTGCCCGGCCCAAAATCTGGAATTGGAGTTGGAAGGCGCGGCCAAAAAAGGCCGGCAAAAGATCAGCCTGGAGTTGAGCTGGCGCTTGGGCCACGTCGAACCGACCGCCCAGCTCAAGATCAGCGCCGAGGCCCCCACGCCGCCGCCGGTCGAGGAAGCCGCTCCCGAGGCCCCGGCCGCCCCGGTGGCCGCCGGCGAAACGCCCGTGATCGTCGAGGCCCCGGCCGAAAGCCTGACCAAAGCCGAGACGCCCGAGGACGAAGAAAAGAAAGCCGGCCGCGGCGGCCGCAAGTAG